The Methylocella tundrae genome contains the following window.
GAGACAGGGGTCGTCTTCGATCCGCTGGCGGGCAAATGGCGGCTCGCGCATGATATGAGCATCAATTACATCATGGCCGCGGTCAAACGCGTCTGAACCGCTGATCCCGGGCTCTTCCGGCCGGGGAGGGCGCGTTTTTAACAGATCCGTCGCTTGCGTTTGCCGCTCATCTCATCGCGTTTCGGAAATGATTATTCCCTCTCGCGGGCGCTGGCTTGGACGCGGCGACGAGCCTATCGCGAATCGGCGCGGGCTTGGTCAGAATTCAAGCTATCATGACGCGAGATTTCGCAGCGCCTCCGCGACGCGCGACATTGGCTCGCTCCAGTCGCCTTGTCGGCTTTGCCGCATCAGCCGCATTGAGGGATACCAGGGGCAATCCTCGCGATCGAGCAGCCAGCGCCAATCGGGAATGGGCTGCAGCAAAACGGTGACGGGCCGGCCGAGAGCGCCGGCGAGATGCGCGGTCGAGGTATCGCAGGAGACGATAAGGTCGAGGCTCTGCATGAGAGCCGCGGTGTCGATGAAGCTGTCCGGACCGGCGTCGAAGTCCGCGCCCATCCGTTCGAGCCAGGGTAGGCCGGCGAGATCGTCCTGCGGCGGCAGGTCGGCCGGCCTTTGCAGGCTGATCAGCCGCACGCCTTCGCCGGTCGTCCCTGCGCCTATGAGCCTCTCGAACAGGGCGAGCGGCACGGCGCGGCCGCGATCGGCCTTCAAATTGGCGCTCCCGCGCCAGCAAATCCCGACCTTGAGGCCGTGCGAGCCAAGCCGAGCCGCCCATTTTTGGACAGGAGCCGGCTCGGCAAAAAGATAAGGAATAGGCGTCGGGATCGAATGGAGCCGCGTTTTCAGCGCGCGCGGCAGGCTGCAAAGGGCGATTTGAAAATCAAAGCGCTCACCGCGTCCAAGATCGCCCGGCTCGAGGCGGTCAATAAGCCGAAGCGGCGGCGCGAGGCTCTTGAAAAGCCGGTGCAGACGCCGGCGGCAGAAGAAGGTGACGTTGGCGCCAAGCTCGGTGAGAATGAGGCAAAAGCGCACAAACTGAATCGTGTCGCCGAAACCCTGTTCGTCGAAAACGATGATGTTTTTGCCATCGAGCTTCTGACCTTCCCATTCGGGAACGGCAAGCTTGAGCGCGTGCTTGGGCGTTCTGCTGATAATCCAGCGCGATTCATAAAAATCCCAGCCCTGTTCGAACTCGCCGCGCAGCAGCAGCAGGACCGCTTTGTTGTTCTTCGCATGGTCCGAGTCCGGCTGCAACGCGAGGGCGTTATCCAGCCCGGCCAGAGCTTCGCCGAGCCGGCCGAGCTGCTTTTGCGCGCCCGCGCGTCCGATCAACGCTTCCGAATAGTCAGCGCGCAGCGCGAGCGCCCGCTCATAATCGGACAGCGCCGCCTCCGGGCGCTGCGTCGCCAGCATCAGATTGCCGCGATTGTTCCAGGCTTGAGGAGAATGTGGGTCGGCGCGCAAAGCGGCGTCAAACGCCTTGTCAGCCTCGCCATAGCGGCCGAGCGTCAGCAGAGCGGCGCCGAGGTTGTTCCAGGCGGCAGCGTTGTCCGGATCGTTGTTCAATGCGCGATCGTAACAGGCGATGGCCTCGTCCAGACGATCGAGACCTTGCAGAATATCGCCGCGATCAATCAGAGCTTCGGTAAAGCTCGGGCTGAGGCGCACCGCCTCGTCGAGAAATTCGATGGCGCCCTGCGGATAGCC
Protein-coding sequences here:
- a CDS encoding tetratricopeptide repeat protein gives rise to the protein MNCDQGQRVEDGVDAAIERSIAQLRSGRTEDALLGVRPLDSQQVASPEKSTLIGLICLSAADYETALNWFNRSLSLDPANAQAWLHRGAALQQLGRAEALACYDEAHRLGLAEPALFYNRGNLLRAAGRLDEAIASYDAALRLNPAYPEALRAGALVLRDLGYPQGAIEFLDEAVRLSPSFTEALIDRGDILQGLDRLDEAIACYDRALNNDPDNAAAWNNLGAALLTLGRYGEADKAFDAALRADPHSPQAWNNRGNLMLATQRPEAALSDYERALALRADYSEALIGRAGAQKQLGRLGEALAGLDNALALQPDSDHAKNNKAVLLLLRGEFEQGWDFYESRWIISRTPKHALKLAVPEWEGQKLDGKNIIVFDEQGFGDTIQFVRFCLILTELGANVTFFCRRRLHRLFKSLAPPLRLIDRLEPGDLGRGERFDFQIALCSLPRALKTRLHSIPTPIPYLFAEPAPVQKWAARLGSHGLKVGICWRGSANLKADRGRAVPLALFERLIGAGTTGEGVRLISLQRPADLPPQDDLAGLPWLERMGADFDAGPDSFIDTAALMQSLDLIVSCDTSTAHLAGALGRPVTVLLQPIPDWRWLLDREDCPWYPSMRLMRQSRQGDWSEPMSRVAEALRNLAS